In one window of Terriglobia bacterium DNA:
- the hemE gene encoding uroporphyrinogen decarboxylase has product MGNDRFLRACRREPVDRVPVWLMRQAGRYMREYREIRRNIPFMELVKDVELATRISLQPYRRFQMDAVILFSDILVPVQAMGLDVSIPEGGPKIANPVRTSQDVKELRVPDPTSSTKFVLEILERLRKELRDEAPLIGFAGAPFTLASYMIEGGGSRNFAVIKAMLYSQPATLHALLDKIAATVSLYVRAQINAGAQAIQLFDTWAGELSAAQYREFALPYTQRIFESIGNLGVPRLLFVNGCGALLEAMAESGADVLSVDWRVDLGEVRARLDSTIALQGNVDPCVLLSTPGAVEHEAKQAIFKGGGRGHILNLGHGILPTTPEENVATFVETAKKIFMVQPSQVVKQP; this is encoded by the coding sequence ATGGGGAATGATCGTTTTCTTCGCGCCTGCCGGCGGGAGCCCGTGGATCGGGTGCCGGTTTGGCTGATGCGGCAGGCGGGGCGCTATATGCGCGAGTATCGTGAAATCCGCCGCAACATCCCCTTCATGGAGCTGGTCAAGGATGTTGAGCTGGCCACCAGGATCTCCCTCCAGCCGTACCGGCGGTTTCAAATGGATGCTGTCATCCTGTTCTCGGACATCCTGGTGCCGGTCCAAGCCATGGGCTTGGATGTCTCCATTCCGGAGGGCGGGCCTAAGATCGCCAACCCGGTGCGCACTTCCCAGGATGTCAAAGAACTCAGGGTCCCGGACCCCACAAGTTCGACGAAATTCGTCCTGGAAATCCTGGAAAGGCTGCGCAAGGAGCTCCGAGACGAAGCCCCGCTCATTGGTTTTGCCGGCGCACCGTTCACCTTGGCGAGCTATATGATCGAAGGTGGCGGGTCGCGCAACTTCGCCGTGATCAAGGCGATGCTTTACAGCCAGCCAGCGACGTTGCATGCTTTGCTCGATAAAATTGCCGCGACCGTTTCGCTTTATGTGCGGGCCCAGATCAATGCGGGCGCGCAGGCGATTCAACTTTTCGATACCTGGGCCGGAGAATTGTCGGCGGCGCAGTACCGGGAATTTGCCCTCCCTTATACGCAGAGGATCTTCGAGTCCATCGGAAATCTGGGCGTGCCGCGCCTCCTTTTTGTGAATGGTTGTGGAGCCTTACTGGAGGCCATGGCGGAGTCCGGAGCCGATGTCCTGAGCGTGGACTGGCGCGTGGATCTCGGTGAGGTTCGCGCGCGGCTCGACTCCACCATCGCCTTGCAGGGCAACGTTGATCCCTGCGTTCTCTTGTCCACACCCGGGGCCGTCGAGCACGAAGCCAAGCAGGCGATCTTCAAGGGGGGTGGACGAGGGCACATTCTCAACCTGGGCCATGGCATCCTGCCGACCACCCCGGAGGAAAACGTAGCGACCTTCGTGGAGACAGCGAAAAAGATCTTTATGGTGCAGCCGAGTCAGGTCGTAAAGCAGCCGTGA
- the hemN gene encoding oxygen-independent coproporphyrinogen III oxidase — MDEKLEIRFRDQQVAFPLQLLEKYNVPGPRYTSYPTAPEWKDDFGPSDMEKTLEASNAGAHPRPISLYMHLPFCDSLCLFCGCNVVIQKNHDGATPYLDRLKREINAFARHVSSQREVIQFHWGGGTPTYMSPAQLEDLFLFTRERFRFASHAEIGVEVDPRVTTEEHVRTLRRLGFNRISMGVQDFTPLVQKTIHRIQSYELTRQLVEQCRAAGYESINIDLIYGLPHQTGDSFAESVDKVIEINPDRIAMFSYAHVPWLKKQQGSFAQFIPDGRDKFKIFRSGVERFTAAGYDYIGFDHFARPNDELCIAQRDRTLHRNFQGYTTKAGADLFGLGVSSISGIDRTYAQNYRDLESYSGAIDQDRLAIMRGMRLTEDDVVRRTVINRILCHCVLHKSEIESEFNLDFDTYFAGEQPRLRELADDGLLELNGDTIAVTLTGRIFIRIVGMAFDKYLREKKDSAKPLFSKTL; from the coding sequence TTGGACGAGAAATTGGAAATACGATTTAGAGATCAGCAGGTCGCTTTTCCACTGCAGCTGCTGGAAAAGTACAACGTCCCCGGGCCGCGCTACACCAGTTATCCGACGGCGCCGGAATGGAAGGACGATTTCGGGCCCAGTGACATGGAGAAGACGCTGGAGGCCTCCAACGCCGGCGCCCATCCGCGGCCGATCTCTTTGTACATGCATCTGCCCTTTTGCGACTCGTTGTGCCTTTTTTGCGGATGCAACGTGGTGATCCAAAAAAATCATGACGGGGCGACGCCCTATCTCGACCGCTTGAAGCGGGAGATCAATGCCTTTGCCCGGCACGTCAGTTCCCAGCGGGAGGTGATCCAGTTCCACTGGGGCGGGGGGACGCCGACCTACATGTCACCCGCGCAGCTGGAGGATCTGTTTCTGTTCACCCGGGAGCGGTTTCGATTTGCGTCCCACGCCGAGATCGGGGTCGAAGTGGATCCGCGGGTCACAACGGAAGAACATGTGCGGACTTTGCGCCGGCTGGGATTCAATCGCATTTCGATGGGGGTCCAGGATTTCACTCCGCTCGTCCAGAAGACGATCCATCGAATCCAGTCCTACGAGCTCACCCGCCAGCTCGTGGAACAATGCCGGGCTGCCGGTTACGAGTCGATCAATATCGACTTGATTTACGGCCTGCCACACCAGACCGGCGATTCATTCGCTGAATCGGTCGACAAGGTGATTGAAATCAACCCCGACCGCATTGCGATGTTCAGTTATGCGCATGTCCCGTGGTTGAAGAAGCAGCAGGGCTCCTTTGCTCAATTCATCCCGGATGGGCGCGACAAATTCAAGATCTTTCGCAGCGGGGTCGAGCGCTTCACGGCCGCCGGATACGATTATATCGGCTTCGATCATTTTGCCCGGCCCAACGACGAACTGTGCATCGCCCAGCGGGACCGGACCCTGCATCGGAATTTTCAGGGATACACCACCAAGGCGGGCGCCGACCTGTTTGGCCTGGGGGTCAGCTCCATCAGCGGCATCGATCGGACCTATGCGCAAAACTACCGCGATCTCGAGTCCTATTCCGGAGCCATCGACCAGGACCGCCTGGCCATCATGCGGGGAATGCGGTTGACGGAGGACGACGTCGTCCGCCGCACGGTGATCAACAGGATTCTGTGCCATTGCGTACTTCACAAATCTGAAATCGAGTCTGAATTCAACCTGGACTTCGACACCTACTTCGCCGGAGAGCAGCCCCGACTCCGGGAACTGGCGGACGACGGCCTGCTGGAATTGAACGGGGACACGATCGCGGTGACGCTGACCGGCAGGATCTTCATTCGGATCGTAGGTATGGCGTTCGACAAATACCTGCGCGAGAAAAAAGATTCGGCCAAGCCGCTGTTCTCAAAGACCCTGTAG
- the hemH gene encoding ferrochelatase → MKPPRIGVLLFNLGGPESLEDVKPFLYNLFSDPDIIRIKSDWLRKSVAWFIATTRRKKSSGYYAQIGGGSPLRRITEDQAAALERKLANEGLNVRAFVGMRCWRPTIDEALETIQRDEITHLVVLPLFPQFSVTTSGSCINYFNARLRQNDPGESLRASYVTRWYNEPLYIEAMAELVRAEIEQFPEADPKATYVIYSAHSIPQRYVEEGDPYLDQTRHTVDLINERLGLKGPWTLSFQSKVGPVKWLEPSTEEVIQTLGRRGTQQVLVVPVSFVSDHIETLYEIDIQYRETARQAGIPHFRRAAALNLNSNFIAALAAIVKEQVAHLKVA, encoded by the coding sequence ATGAAACCACCCCGCATCGGCGTCCTCCTCTTCAATCTCGGCGGTCCGGAATCCCTCGAGGACGTCAAGCCGTTTCTGTATAACCTCTTCTCCGATCCCGATATCATTCGAATCAAGAGTGATTGGTTGCGCAAATCGGTGGCCTGGTTTATTGCGACCACACGCCGGAAGAAGTCGTCCGGGTATTACGCCCAAATCGGCGGCGGTTCCCCCTTGCGCCGGATTACCGAGGACCAGGCCGCGGCGCTGGAGAGGAAGCTGGCAAATGAGGGGCTCAACGTGAGGGCCTTCGTCGGCATGCGCTGCTGGCGACCCACCATCGACGAGGCACTGGAAACCATCCAGCGCGATGAAATCACGCATCTCGTCGTTTTGCCGCTTTTTCCTCAATTCTCAGTGACCACCAGCGGTTCCTGCATCAACTATTTCAACGCCCGGCTCCGGCAGAACGACCCCGGTGAAAGCCTTCGGGCGAGTTACGTGACACGCTGGTACAACGAGCCTCTTTATATTGAAGCGATGGCGGAACTGGTTCGCGCGGAGATCGAACAGTTCCCCGAGGCCGACCCGAAGGCCACCTACGTGATTTATAGCGCCCACTCGATTCCCCAGCGGTACGTTGAAGAAGGGGACCCGTATCTCGACCAGACCCGGCATACGGTGGACCTGATCAACGAGAGGCTGGGCCTCAAGGGCCCCTGGACGTTGTCTTTTCAATCGAAGGTGGGCCCGGTGAAGTGGCTCGAGCCCAGCACTGAGGAAGTGATCCAAACCTTGGGGCGCCGCGGCACACAACAGGTCCTGGTCGTTCCCGTCAGTTTTGTTTCTGACCACATCGAGACGCTTTACGAAATCGACATTCAGTACCGCGAGACGGCGCGCCAGGCGGGCATTCCCCATTTTCGTCGCGCCGCCGCCCTCAACCTGAATTCAAATTTTATCGCCGCTCTGGCGGCGATTGTGAAAGAACAGGTTGCCCACTTGAAAGTGGCGTGA
- the hemG gene encoding protoporphyrinogen oxidase, producing the protein MTTSSSSTAARSPKIIILGAGISGLTCAYRLHQAGFDVEVLDRETAPGGVMQTRVIDGFLTEGGPNSFQSSEEVLSLIHDVGLDGELLEADAQMPRYIFFCGRLHRAPMGPGALVFTKLLSAGAKVKLVREPWAPRNPDGHEESIREFVTRRLGRELHDVMLAPLVSGIYAGDTAKLSMQSVFPLLVELEAKYGGLLKGFMKHMKAERKKREAAGKPKIRRTLCSFKNGLKTFPARIADQLGARVHLNCEVRSVRASAGGGFTLEVRENGGAQQYRSDRLVLATPVFETAEHLKNLAAGLSADPWPKTLSAEFTQASMGLASIELPPLAGVCLAWKKSDVPHNLNGFGFLIPRTEGIRLLGCIWSSSLYPRRAPEGWVLLTNFIGGATDPGILSLSEGQLVDAVRNDLRTILGISAAPRVVTVNRYDHAIPQYNLGHKARIDAARRAIAQIPGVYLAGNYLSGVSVGDCIKQAHETVKQILSADKRQ; encoded by the coding sequence ATGACAACGTCCTCCTCATCGACCGCAGCCCGATCCCCGAAAATCATCATCCTCGGCGCAGGCATCTCCGGGCTGACGTGCGCCTACCGGCTCCACCAAGCCGGGTTCGACGTCGAAGTGTTAGACCGGGAGACCGCGCCCGGTGGGGTCATGCAAACCCGGGTGATCGATGGTTTCCTCACCGAAGGCGGGCCGAACAGTTTTCAGTCCAGCGAGGAGGTGCTGTCGTTGATTCACGATGTCGGACTGGACGGGGAGCTGCTGGAAGCGGATGCACAGATGCCGCGATACATTTTCTTTTGCGGCCGGCTGCACCGGGCGCCCATGGGACCCGGCGCGCTCGTATTCACGAAGCTGCTCTCGGCCGGCGCCAAGGTGAAGTTGGTTCGTGAACCCTGGGCCCCCCGCAATCCGGATGGACATGAAGAATCCATCCGGGAATTTGTCACGCGGCGGCTGGGCCGGGAGCTGCACGACGTCATGCTGGCCCCGTTGGTCTCCGGCATCTACGCCGGGGATACGGCGAAACTGAGCATGCAAAGCGTGTTTCCGCTTCTGGTCGAGCTGGAGGCGAAGTATGGCGGGTTGCTCAAGGGGTTCATGAAGCACATGAAGGCGGAGCGCAAGAAGCGTGAGGCAGCGGGTAAACCCAAAATCCGGCGGACCTTGTGCTCATTCAAGAACGGCTTGAAAACATTTCCCGCGAGAATTGCCGATCAACTGGGCGCTCGCGTGCATTTGAACTGCGAGGTCCGATCCGTCCGCGCGAGCGCCGGGGGCGGGTTCACCCTCGAAGTCCGCGAAAACGGCGGCGCGCAGCAATACAGGAGTGACCGCCTGGTTCTTGCCACTCCGGTATTCGAGACAGCTGAACACTTGAAGAATCTCGCGGCAGGCCTCTCTGCAGACCCCTGGCCAAAAACGCTGAGTGCGGAGTTCACTCAGGCGTCCATGGGGCTGGCTTCCATTGAACTGCCGCCACTGGCGGGAGTGTGTCTGGCGTGGAAGAAATCCGATGTTCCGCACAACCTCAACGGATTTGGGTTTCTGATCCCGCGCACGGAGGGGATTCGTTTACTCGGATGTATCTGGAGCTCGTCGCTCTATCCTCGCCGCGCACCCGAGGGTTGGGTCCTGTTAACTAATTTCATCGGGGGCGCCACAGATCCCGGCATCCTTTCCCTCAGCGAAGGACAGCTCGTCGATGCCGTCCGCAATGACCTCCGGACCATTCTGGGAATTTCCGCCGCTCCCCGCGTGGTGACGGTCAACCGGTACGATCATGCCATCCCCCAGTACAATCTGGGGCATAAGGCCCGCATCGATGCGGCACGCCGCGCCATCGCTCAAATCCCGGGCGTCTACCTTGCCGGAAATTACCTCAGCGGAGTCTCGGTCGGCGATTGCATCAAGCAGGCACATGAAACGGTCAAACAAATCTTGTCTGCAGACAAACGCCAATGA
- a CDS encoding nitrite/sulfite reductase, translating to MSNAQKQARTRNAVTPEQEAEIARLVGEIDRLERAHSDPDDFKRFRLENGIYGIRGVSDQHMVRVKVRFGKLDAAQLETLAEIAERFTPSHKVHLTTRQDVQFHYIRRRDLPAVLTLLAESGLTTREACGNTVRNVTACPFAGISATEVFDVRPYAEAVSLYFLRNPLNQNLPRKFKIAFEGCTEDHARTPIHDFGAVAATRGANGSSERGFRIYLGGGLGAQPASAQRLEEFTPGHLLIATAEAVLRVFDRFGERREDRSHRMRARLKFLIREWGWEKFREAVLKERRVVSLTQSGRAAIPFNLEEEQPPLGEIEFKRVIEDGVSGRLTAGIQDRGRRDVSASASRSLFDRERRFLKWQGSNVIPQKQKGWSAVIVRSPLGDLTVTNLRHIARTAQRFCGGRLQVAISQNLMLRWVPNAAVRLVYDQLEAAGLAHGGAHQLADITRCPGADTCQIAITHSRGLAEALAPLVERDLGEFPELEQLSIKISGCMNSCGQHHIADIGFYGASENVKGHELPKYVVMLGGRTREGLAEFAVPIAQIPARRVPEATRELLLFYRENKQENELFRDFVDRLGKASFRALLAKYQEVSSYEKDTALFRDLGAEEEFKVVMGVGECAGNSVPSSKSKVQSPPPGEFVGKHEGESSGQNSADIL from the coding sequence ATGAGCAACGCACAAAAACAAGCACGGACACGGAACGCAGTAACTCCCGAGCAAGAGGCCGAAATCGCCCGGCTCGTCGGCGAAATCGACCGCCTGGAAAGAGCTCACAGCGATCCCGATGACTTCAAACGCTTTCGCCTGGAAAACGGCATTTATGGGATTCGCGGGGTTTCGGACCAGCACATGGTCCGCGTGAAGGTCCGGTTTGGGAAGCTCGATGCGGCGCAGCTTGAAACCCTGGCTGAGATCGCGGAGCGTTTTACGCCGAGCCACAAGGTCCATCTCACCACGCGGCAGGATGTTCAATTTCATTATATCCGGAGGCGGGATCTCCCGGCCGTCCTCACGCTCCTGGCGGAGAGCGGCCTGACCACGAGGGAGGCCTGCGGAAACACGGTCCGAAACGTCACCGCCTGCCCTTTTGCCGGCATCTCGGCGACGGAGGTGTTTGATGTGCGCCCGTATGCCGAGGCGGTTTCGCTGTATTTTTTGAGGAATCCCTTGAACCAGAATCTCCCGCGAAAATTCAAGATTGCCTTTGAGGGATGCACAGAAGATCACGCCCGGACCCCGATTCATGACTTCGGCGCAGTGGCGGCGACGCGAGGGGCGAATGGGTCGAGCGAACGGGGCTTTCGAATCTACCTCGGGGGCGGCTTGGGCGCGCAGCCGGCATCGGCACAGCGGCTCGAGGAGTTCACTCCGGGACACCTGTTGATTGCGACCGCGGAGGCCGTCCTGCGGGTATTCGATCGCTTTGGAGAACGGCGGGAGGACCGCTCGCACCGCATGCGCGCCCGGCTGAAATTTCTCATCCGGGAGTGGGGATGGGAGAAGTTTCGTGAAGCGGTCCTCAAAGAGCGGAGGGTTGTTTCGCTGACGCAATCGGGACGTGCGGCCATTCCGTTCAACCTGGAAGAGGAACAACCGCCCCTCGGAGAGATCGAATTCAAAAGGGTGATTGAGGACGGGGTCTCGGGTCGCCTCACTGCCGGCATTCAGGACAGGGGCAGACGGGACGTCAGCGCCTCGGCCAGCCGGAGTTTGTTTGACCGTGAGCGCCGGTTCCTGAAGTGGCAAGGCTCGAATGTCATTCCCCAAAAGCAGAAAGGCTGGAGCGCCGTGATCGTGCGGTCGCCGCTCGGGGATCTAACCGTGACGAACCTGCGCCACATCGCCCGCACGGCTCAACGGTTTTGCGGAGGCCGGCTCCAGGTGGCCATCTCCCAGAACCTGATGTTGCGGTGGGTCCCGAATGCCGCAGTCCGGTTGGTGTACGACCAACTTGAAGCAGCCGGACTGGCGCACGGCGGAGCGCACCAGTTGGCCGATATCACGCGCTGCCCCGGCGCCGATACATGCCAGATTGCGATCACGCATTCGCGCGGACTGGCGGAGGCCCTGGCGCCCCTGGTTGAAAGGGACCTGGGGGAATTTCCTGAACTCGAACAACTTTCAATCAAAATCTCCGGCTGCATGAATTCCTGCGGCCAACATCACATCGCCGACATCGGATTTTATGGCGCCAGCGAAAACGTGAAGGGGCACGAACTGCCCAAATACGTCGTGATGCTGGGAGGCCGGACGCGCGAAGGGTTGGCGGAATTTGCCGTCCCTATCGCACAGATCCCGGCGAGACGGGTACCCGAGGCTACACGTGAGCTGTTGCTCTTCTACCGGGAAAACAAGCAAGAGAACGAGCTGTTTCGCGACTTTGTCGACCGTCTCGGCAAAGCGAGTTTTCGCGCGCTGCTGGCCAAGTATCAGGAGGTTTCATCTTACGAAAAGGATACAGCGCTGTTTCGTGACCTTGGCGCAGAGGAGGAGTTCAAGGTGGTGATGGGTGTCGGAGAGTGCGCCGGGAATTCAGTTCCAAGTTCAAAGTCCAAAGTTCAAAGTCCGCCGCCGGGGGAGTTCGTTGGAAAACATGAAGGTGAGAGTTCTGGACAAAATTCTGCGGACATCCTCTGA
- a CDS encoding bifunctional precorrin-2 dehydrogenase/sirohydrochlorin ferrochelatase, producing the protein MSDLYPVFLRLQNRRALVVGGGTMAALRTRQLLAAGAAVTVISPTVNASLDELAEAGRIELIDRPFARSDVSKGYFIVIGATGDPATEVALAKEAERLGLLYNVVDDVEHSNFYTPALVERGDLKIAISTNGLSPVLARQLRQEIEAAIPSVTGEWIKQLGQLRQRLKFEIPVDFETRKQIIQEVIEKTIQR; encoded by the coding sequence ATGAGCGATCTATATCCTGTTTTTCTCCGACTTCAGAACCGCCGGGCCCTGGTGGTGGGTGGGGGCACGATGGCGGCCCTGCGCACCAGGCAACTGCTGGCGGCGGGCGCCGCCGTGACCGTGATCTCCCCCACGGTCAATGCCAGTCTGGATGAACTCGCCGAAGCCGGCCGCATTGAACTCATCGATCGGCCCTTTGCGCGAAGCGATGTCAGCAAGGGCTATTTCATCGTGATTGGCGCCACAGGTGATCCTGCGACGGAGGTTGCTTTGGCCAAAGAAGCGGAACGGCTCGGCCTTTTGTACAACGTGGTGGACGACGTCGAACATTCCAACTTCTATACGCCGGCTTTGGTGGAGCGGGGGGATCTTAAAATCGCCATCTCCACCAACGGGCTGAGTCCGGTGCTCGCCCGGCAGCTGCGACAGGAAATCGAGGCAGCCATTCCGTCCGTGACCGGGGAATGGATCAAGCAATTGGGGCAACTGCGGCAGAGGTTGAAGTTCGAGATCCCGGTGGATTTCGAGACCCGGAAGCAAATCATTCAAGAAGTGATCGAGAAGACGATTCAAAGATGA